A portion of the Mycobacterium paraseoulense genome contains these proteins:
- a CDS encoding DUF4334 domain-containing protein yields the protein MDLARKQFTEFKERGGDIPDTELDDFWASLEPATIEGMLGEWKGGEFRTGHRMNGQLEKAGWFGKTFTSPRDVQPLVCLDADGNKFSNVELGKGEASLWLEEFRGEITATMVYDGQPVHDHFKKIDDDAVMGIMNGKGVRDNGRYYYFYLERV from the coding sequence TTGGACTTGGCGCGCAAACAGTTCACCGAGTTCAAGGAGCGCGGCGGCGACATCCCCGACACGGAGCTCGACGACTTCTGGGCGAGCCTCGAGCCCGCGACGATCGAGGGGATGCTGGGCGAGTGGAAGGGCGGCGAATTCCGCACCGGCCACCGGATGAACGGCCAGCTGGAAAAGGCCGGCTGGTTCGGCAAGACGTTCACGTCGCCCCGCGACGTGCAGCCGCTGGTCTGCCTCGACGCCGACGGCAACAAGTTCTCGAACGTCGAGCTGGGCAAGGGCGAGGCCAGCCTGTGGCTCGAAGAGTTCCGCGGGGAGATCACCGCGACGATGGTCTACGACGGCCAGCCCGTGCACGACCACTTCAAGAAGATCGACGACGATGCCGTGATGGGGATCATGAACGGCAAGGGCGTCCGGGACAACGGCCGGTACTACTACTTCTACCTCGAGCGGGTGTAG
- a CDS encoding TIGR03086 family metal-binding protein: MAPDLRPGPHSPPTDELRSAEDTLGVLQRVLHTIAADDLSRQTPCREFDVAQLTDHLLKSIIALGGMVGVDIPEPAEGDSVEGQVIAAARPALDAWHRRGLDGSVPFGKGEMPAKDACAVLSIEFLVHAWDYAAAVGHELNAPEPLSEYVLGLARHVIRPEFRGGAGFDDPVDVPQESGALEQLVAFTGRNPAR; this comes from the coding sequence ATGGCTCCTGATTTGCGGCCCGGCCCACATTCCCCGCCCACCGACGAACTGCGCAGCGCCGAGGACACGCTCGGGGTGTTGCAGCGGGTGCTGCACACCATCGCGGCCGACGACCTGTCCCGGCAGACGCCGTGCAGGGAGTTCGACGTGGCGCAGCTGACCGATCATCTGCTGAAGTCGATCATCGCCCTGGGCGGCATGGTGGGCGTGGACATCCCCGAGCCCGCCGAAGGCGATTCGGTGGAGGGCCAGGTGATCGCGGCGGCCCGTCCCGCGCTGGACGCCTGGCACCGCCGCGGCCTCGACGGGTCCGTGCCCTTCGGCAAGGGCGAGATGCCCGCGAAGGACGCGTGCGCCGTTCTGTCGATCGAATTCCTGGTCCACGCCTGGGATTACGCGGCCGCCGTGGGGCACGAGCTCAACGCGCCCGAGCCGCTGTCCGAGTACGTGTTGGGGCTGGCCCGCCACGTCATCAGGCCGGAGTTCCGGGGCGGCGCCGGGTTCGACGACCCGGTCGACGTGCCCCAGGAATCCGGTGCGCTCGAGCAGTTGGTCGCGTTCACCGGCCGCAACCCGGCGCGGTAG
- a CDS encoding crotonase/enoyl-CoA hydratase family protein, giving the protein MAQAYESVTVETKDHVAQVTLIGPGKGNAMGPAFWSEMPELFAALDADPEVRAIVLTGSGKNFSYGLDVPAMGGSFTPLLAGDALAGPRAVFHREIKRMQAAITAVADCRTPTIASVHGWCIGGGVDLISAVDIRYASADAKFSVREVKLAIVADVGSLARLPMILGDGHLRELALTGKDIDAARAEKIGLVNDVYDDAEATLAAAHATAAEIAANPPLTVQGVKDVLDQQRTAAVSESLRYVAAWNAAFLPSKDLTEGIAATFEKRPPRFTGE; this is encoded by the coding sequence ATGGCGCAAGCATACGAATCCGTCACGGTCGAAACCAAAGATCACGTCGCGCAGGTGACGCTGATCGGGCCGGGCAAGGGCAACGCGATGGGTCCGGCGTTCTGGTCGGAGATGCCGGAGCTGTTCGCGGCGCTGGACGCCGACCCCGAGGTGCGGGCCATCGTCTTGACCGGTTCAGGCAAGAACTTCAGCTACGGCCTGGACGTGCCCGCGATGGGCGGCTCGTTCACGCCGCTGCTTGCCGGCGACGCGCTGGCCGGCCCGCGCGCGGTCTTCCACCGCGAGATCAAGCGCATGCAGGCCGCGATCACCGCGGTCGCCGACTGCCGCACCCCGACGATCGCGTCGGTGCACGGCTGGTGCATCGGCGGCGGGGTGGACCTGATCTCCGCGGTCGACATCCGCTACGCCAGCGCCGACGCGAAATTCTCGGTGCGTGAGGTCAAGCTGGCGATCGTCGCCGACGTCGGCAGCCTGGCCCGCCTGCCGATGATCCTGGGCGACGGGCACCTGCGGGAGCTGGCGCTGACCGGCAAGGACATCGACGCGGCCCGGGCCGAGAAGATCGGTCTGGTCAACGACGTGTACGACGACGCCGAGGCCACACTGGCCGCCGCGCACGCGACCGCGGCGGAGATCGCCGCCAACCCGCCCCTGACGGTGCAGGGCGTCAAGGACGTCCTCGACCAGCAGCGCACCGCCGCGGTGTCGGAGAGCCTGCGCTACGTCGCCGCCTGGAACGCCGCCTTCTTGCCCTCCAAGGACCTGACCGAGGGCATCGCGGCGACATTCGAGAAGCGACCCCCGCGGTTCACCGGGGAGTGA
- the lipE gene encoding lipase LipE — MTTTPDGKILVPADLDAVTTIGDEDHTEIDSAAVDRIWGAARHWYRAGFHPAIQLCIRRHGRVVLNRAIGHGWGNAPSDPPDAEKIPVTTDTPFCVYSAAKGMAATVVHMLVERGVFSLDDRVCDYIPTFTSHGKHRITIRHVMTHSAGLPFPTGSKPDVKRADDHEYAQQKLGELRPIYPPGLVHIYHALTWGPLVREIVYAATGKEIREILATEILDPLGFRWTNFGVAKEDLPLVAPSHATGRPLPPIVAQIFRKAIGGTVHEMIPITNTPLFLSTIIPSSNTVSTANEMSRFAEIWRRGGNLDGVRVMSPETMYGAVKQCRRLRPDFAVGLQPARWGTGFILGTDRWGPFGLHAPNAFGNLGLVNIAIWADPARGLAAGVISSGKPGRDPEAKRYTALMDTIAAEIPTD, encoded by the coding sequence GTGACGACGACACCGGACGGCAAGATCCTCGTCCCTGCCGACTTGGACGCCGTGACGACGATCGGCGACGAGGACCACACCGAGATCGACAGCGCCGCCGTCGACCGGATCTGGGGCGCCGCCCGGCACTGGTACCGGGCCGGCTTCCATCCCGCGATCCAACTGTGCATCCGCCGGCACGGGCGCGTCGTGCTCAACCGCGCGATCGGCCACGGCTGGGGCAACGCCCCGAGCGACCCGCCCGACGCCGAGAAGATCCCCGTCACGACCGACACGCCGTTCTGCGTCTATTCCGCGGCCAAGGGCATGGCCGCGACCGTGGTGCACATGCTCGTCGAGCGCGGCGTCTTCTCACTCGACGACCGCGTCTGCGACTACATCCCCACGTTCACCAGTCACGGCAAGCACCGGATCACCATCCGGCACGTGATGACCCACAGCGCCGGCCTGCCCTTCCCCACCGGCTCCAAGCCGGACGTCAAACGCGCGGACGACCACGAGTACGCGCAGCAGAAGCTGGGCGAGCTGCGGCCGATCTATCCGCCGGGCCTGGTGCACATCTACCACGCGCTGACCTGGGGCCCGCTCGTCCGCGAGATCGTTTACGCCGCCACCGGCAAGGAAATCCGCGAAATCCTGGCCACTGAGATCCTCGACCCGCTCGGCTTCCGATGGACGAACTTCGGTGTCGCCAAAGAGGACCTGCCCCTGGTCGCGCCCAGCCACGCGACGGGGCGCCCACTCCCGCCGATAGTGGCGCAGATCTTCCGCAAGGCGATCGGCGGGACCGTGCACGAGATGATCCCGATCACCAACACCCCGCTGTTCCTCTCCACGATCATCCCGTCGTCCAACACGGTGTCGACCGCCAACGAGATGTCCCGGTTCGCCGAAATCTGGCGGCGCGGTGGCAATCTCGACGGCGTGCGAGTGATGAGCCCCGAGACGATGTACGGCGCGGTCAAACAATGCCGGCGGCTGCGGCCGGATTTCGCGGTCGGGCTGCAACCGGCCCGGTGGGGCACCGGCTTCATCCTCGGGACGGACCGGTGGGGCCCGTTCGGGCTCCACGCGCCCAACGCTTTCGGCAATCTCGGCCTGGTCAACATCGCGATCTGGGCCGACCCCGCACGCGGTCTGGCGGCCGGCGTCATCAGCAGCGGCAAGCCGGGGCGCGACCCGGAAGCCAAGCGCTACACCGCCCTGATGGACACCATCGCCGCCGAGATCCCCACCGATTGA